From one Bombus affinis isolate iyBomAffi1 chromosome 9, iyBomAffi1.2, whole genome shotgun sequence genomic stretch:
- the LOC126920704 gene encoding nicotinamide riboside kinase 1, protein MSSKKWFVLGISGATCSGKTSLTNRLHNELKNSVVIYQDNYFLPKNDPRHVKIDELNHLNWEVITSMDMNKMRSDVLQLIKSSPTEDSSPETVNKNILILDGFLLFKCKVISDLCDRKYFITLTKEECWERRKGRVYDPPDVPGYFEKIVWPEYLKHRDELMKDNDFCKTVTFIDGLESKEEIFQLVFTEIKKLL, encoded by the coding sequence ATGTCTTCAAAGAAATGGTTTGTGCTTGGTATCTCGGGTGCAACATGCAGTGGAAAGACTTCTTTAACTAATAGACTTCATAATGAGTTAAAAAATTCAGTAGTGATATACCAAGACAACTATTTCTTACCGAAAAATGATCCACGTCATGTAAAAATTGATGAACTTAATCATTTAAACTGGGAAGTAATAACTAGTATGGATATGAACAAAATGCGTTCAGATGTTTTACAATTAATCAAATCGTCACCTACAGAAGATAGTTCTCCCGAAacagttaataaaaatatattaatattagatGGGTTTTTACTTTTCAAATGTAAGGTTATTTCAGATTTGTGTGATCGTAAATATTTCATAACATTAACAAAAGAAGAATGTTGggaaagaaggaaaggaagagtATACGATCCACCAGATGTTCCTGGCTATTTCGAAAAAATTGTTTGGCCAGAATATTTAAAGCATAGAGACGAATTAATGAAGGACAATGATTTTTGTAAGACAGTAACATTCATTGATGGATTGGAAagtaaagaagaaatatttcaacTGGTTTTTacggaaataaaaaaattattataa
- the LOC126920714 gene encoding active regulator of SIRT1-like yields the protein MSNSLVRKGLELLGYEKSVKQEKKKRKHVKYKGSLDLIPPKHRIFSKNDKTDLGTILGRSSKVTVYETQKKLAAKVDPTDENVQRLLLLSTNRIDPNTTNKLLSRALRKRYIPKEKKPKEPEATAFTEEDFKKFEKEYVDQ from the exons atgtcaAATTCGCTTGTACGAAAAGGACTTGAATTGTTGGGTTACGAAAAAAGCGTAAAGCAAG aaaaaaagaaaagaaaacacgtAAAATATAAAGGTTCGCTGGATCTGATCCCTCCAAAACACAGGATATTTTCTAAAAACGATAAAACAG atctCGGAACAATCCTTGGTCGATCAAGCAAAGTAACTGTTTACGAAACTCAAAAAAAGTTAGCTGCAAAAGTAGATCCTACAGATGAAAATGTACAGAGGCTTCTATTGCTTAGCACTAATCGTATTGATCCAAATACAACAAATAAG TTATTAAGCAGAGCTCTGAGAAAGAGATATATTCCAAAGGAAAAGAAACCTAAGGAACCTGAAGCCACTGCATTTACCGAAGAAGATTttaagaaatttgaaaaagaaTACGTGGATCAGTaa
- the LOC126920682 gene encoding COP9 signalosome complex subunit 3 — MASALEQFVNNVRTLSKQGNFRELSEIITKSTDVLIKNGQHLDNVLETLNLQEHSLGILAVLCVKFSLPNPNGANNADAYKPLFNQVQEFIIGCNGEQVRFASDIYAELCHLFTQTLVELQIPLRGIELLCRAIRKIQLFDSQLTSIHADLCQLCLLSKCFKPALEFLDIDITGISQEEGQFDSKYFLLYYYYGGMIYTALKNYDRALYFFEVCVTTPAMAVSYIMLEAYKKYILVSLILHGKVLNLPRYTSQVANRYMKPLGQQYQELATAYQMNSCEEVQNIITKYQQLFTRDHNMGLVKQVLSYLYKKNIQRLTKTFLTLSLSDVASRVQLSGPADAEKYILNMIEDGEIFATINQKDGMVVFHDDPEKYNSPQMLAKLEKEMAACMELDKRVLEMEEEVVLTPQYVRKACGQNDQDDQTPGPAPTNVTNAQGQSKHSTYSM; from the exons ATGGCGTCGGCATTGGAGCAATTTGTAAATAATGTGCGGACGCTCTCAAAACAAG GTAATTTTAGAGAGCTGTCAGAAATAATAACTAAAAGCAcagatgttctaataaaaaatgGACAACATCTAGATAATGTTTTGGAAACCCTAAATCTGCAGGAACATTCATTAGGTATTTTGGCAGTATTATGCGTAAAATTTTCACTGCCTAATCCTAATGGTGCAAACAATGCTGATGCTTATAAACCACTATTTAATCAGGTTCAAGAATTTATCATTGGTTGTAACGGAGAACAAGTTAGATTTGCTTCTGATATAT ATGCAGAATTATGCCATTTATTTACTCAAACATTAGTGGAACTGCAAATACCATTGCGTGGTATTGAACTATTGTGCCGTGCAATACGTAAAATACAACTATTCGATAGCCAGCTTACTTCAATACATGCTGATCTTTGTCAACTATGTCTTCTCTCTAAGTGTTTCAAACCAGCACTTGAATTTCTCGATATAGATATTACTGGTATCAGCCAAGAGGAAGGACAATTTGATTCAAAATactttttactttattattattatggtgGTATGATATATACAGCATTAAAGAATTATGATAGAGCATTGTACTTTTTTGAAGTGTGTGTAACCACACCTGCCATGGCAGTTAGTTACATTATGTTAGAAGCCTACAAGAAATATATTCTGGTCTCTTTAATTTTGCATGGGAAAGTTTTGAATCTACCTAGGTATACGAGTCAAGTAGCTAATAGGTACATGAAACCACTGGGTCAACAGTATCAAGAATTGGCTACAGCTTATCAAATGAATAGTTGTGAAGAGGTGCAGAATATTATCACCAAATATCAACAACTGTTTACAAGAGACCATAATATGGGATTGGTGAAACAAGTGCTCAGCTATTTATACAAAAAGAACATACAAAGATTGACAAAAACTTTTTTGACTCTTAGCTTAAGTGATGTGGCTAGTAGAGTTCAATTATCTGGACCTGCCGATgcagagaaatatatattaaacatG atAGAAGATGGTGAAATTTTTGCAACAATCAATCAAAAAGATGGTATGGTAGTGTTTCATGATGATCCAGAGAAATACAATTCACCACAGATGTTGGcaaaattagaaaaagaaatggCAGCATGTATGGAATTGGACAAACGAGTTCTTGAAATGGAAGAAGAAGTTGTTCTTACACCGCAATATGTTCGAAAAGCTTGTGGACAAAATGATCAAGATGATCAAACACCTGGACCTGCCCCAACAAACGTAACAAATGCGCAAGGCCAATCTAAACATAGCACCTATTCCATGTAA
- the LOC126920725 gene encoding dynein regulatory complex protein 11 yields MSSMIYNELWKNAQTDMEELLQIDTNLQNAKSQKDRKKAHNTVSELYVRYILICNKLELCYDQIIQPQKRILMKQLLVSCLGRILELKHELVEIDLSEYSYFDDILIKLSVTPQEVEIQIPRYFRRECLQEIEGKRKYIESILKDIGALDEIVPPKNMTESEAIRLIQAHERARQGRLRFQFMKEIRQIKNKSAIKADAKIKESSEKAAVIKIQKVWRGYVTRCKIRKRRLEEMLLIGMLQPSQEITENARQAEKVKEERYEKQIKYQELYENLVVEAKERIRKEKSAIIEENIRSEVRNWVNTYFQQTGKIPDLPSAENGGSRIIFSRQGTESTISKSTAVSSKESKKSKRSKSKKDSDVEQSEEETEQGFKSVPSNFLSELVHANQEYQEAWKNKDEAVNMTQLPYLDMIENKTIKEVENEVRITVDQALRDDIEALQCALDRDRGLKGKRVKKAQKRIRRSGKKNKKRKEKDLTPDRTTESLFEELLTQGIIKLHKEIPLCNFKGEKSFINYNLREKRKDPLPALGDIRQLIAEYCILPLGNNTLRELTPLIRSVLIAGPHGSGKKMLVNAICTELGATLFDITPANIAGKYPGKSGLIMLMHLILKVSRLLQPSVIFMEGAEKPFVKKVSKTDKTDPKRLKKDLPKLVKSITNEDRVILIGTSSSPWDGDQKLLYQTYDKIIYIPRPDYGSMSLIWKDLIYKHPGINRQFDTSVMAKICDGFTIGTVFASINEVMTTKRIVQLRTHPLTHGELINALSSKDPVFREEEDMFLAWLSKIPISRKKQRALELELQKLEEENEKQQRKGKNFHK; encoded by the exons ATGTCAAGTATGATATATAACGAGCTTTGGAAAAACGCGCAGACTGATATGGAGGAACTCCTTCAAATCGATACAAATTTGCAAAACGCCAAGTCGCAAAAGGATCGTAAAAAAGCTCATAATACGGTTTCGGAATTATACGTGAGATATATTcttatttgtaataaattagAATTGTGTTACGATCAAATAATTCAACCGCAAAAACGAATATTAATGAAACAATTGTTAGTCTCATGCCTTGGTAGAATTTTAGAATTAAAACATGAATTAGTCGAAATAGATCTTTCAGAGTATAGTTATTTcgatgatattttaataaaattaagcgTTACTCCGCAAGAAGTTGAAATTCAAATTCCGAGATATTTTAGACGTGAATGTTTACAAGAGatcgaaggaaaaaggaaatatatagaaagtattttaaaagatataGGTGCTTTGGATGAAATAGTTCCACCAAAAAATATGACTGAATCCGAAGCGATAAGACTTATACAG GCTCATGAACGCGCTAGACAAGGCCGATTAAGATTTCAATTTATGAAAGAAATTCGTCAAATAAAGAATAAATCTGCGATTAAAGCAGATGCAAAGATAAAAGAATCGAGCGAAAAGGCGgctgtaataaaaattcaaaaagtTTGGAGAGGATACGTGACTAGATGCAAAATTCGGAAACGACGTCTCGAAGAAATGTTATTAAttg GTATGCTTCAACCGAGTCAAGAAATTACGGAAAATGCTAGGCAGGCTGAGAAAGTTAAAGAAGAGAGATATGAAAAACAAATTAAATATCAAGAGTTATACGAAAATTTGGTGGTCGAAGCTAAAGAAAGAATTCGTAAAGAAAAAAGCGCCATAATAGAAGAAAATATAAGGAGTGAAGTCCGAAACTGGGTAAACACTTATTTTCAACAGACAGGAAAAATTCCAGACTTGCCATCTGCTGAGAATGGAGGATCTAGAATCATATTTAGCAGACAG GGAACTGAGAGTACTATAAGTAAATCAACAGCAGTATCATCAAAGGAATCCAAGAAATCTAAAAGATCAAAATCGAAGAAGGATAGTGATGTTGAACAATCAGAAGAGGAAACTGAGCAAGGTTTCAAGTCAGTTCCTTCCAACTTTTTGTCAGAGCTGGTACATGCTAATCAAGAATATCAAGAAGCATGGAAGAATAAAGATGAAGCTGTAAATATGACACAGTTACCATATTTAGACATGATAGAAAATAAAACAATCAAGGAAGTAGAAAATGAAGTACGCATTACAGTTGACCAAGCACTTAGAG ATGACATAGAAGCATTACAATGTGCATTAGACAGAGATAGAGGTCTTAAAGGCAAACGTGTTAAAAAAGCTCAAAAAAGAATTCGCCGCAgtggaaaaaaaaataaaaagaggaaagaaaaggatTTGACACCTGATAGAACAACAGAATCTTTATTTGAAGAACTATTAACTCAAGGAATTATTAAGTTACATAAAGAAATTCCACTTTGTAATTTCAAAGGGGAAAAGTCtttcataaattataatttaagagaaaaaagaaaggatccTTTGCCTGCACTTG GTGACATAAGACAGTTGATAGCTGAATATTGTATACTTCCCTTGGGAAACAATACTCTTAGAGAACTTACACCACTAATAAGATCAGTGTTAATAGCTGGTCCACATGGTAGTGGCAAAAAAATGTTAGTAAATGCAATTTGCACAGAACTTGGAGCCACTTTATTTGATATTACACCAGCTAACATTGCTGGGAAATATCCTGGCAAATCAGGATTAATTATGCTTATGCACTTAATATTAAAG GTATCACGTTTGCTTCAACCATCAGTGATATTCATGGAAGGAGCAGAGAAGCCGTTTGTTAAAAAAGTGTCAAAGACAGATAAAACTGATCCAAAACGTCTAAAAAAAGATCTTCCTAAGTTAGTAAAAAGTATTACAAATGAAGATAGAGTGATTCTTATTGGAACTTCAAGTTCACCATGGGATGGAGATCAGAAACTCTTATATCAAACAtatgataaaattatatatattcccAGACCAGATTATGGATCTATGTCTCTCATATGGAAAGATTTAATATATAAA caTCCTGGAATTAATAGACAATTCGACACATCTGTAATGGCTAAAATTTGCGATGGTTTTACTATTGGCACGGTATTTGCGTCTATTAATGAG GTAATGACTACAAAGCGAATAGTGCAGCTAAGAACTCATCCATTGACACATGGGGAATTAATAAACGCGTTAAGTTCGAAAGATCCTGTTTTTCGCGAAGAAGAAGACATGTTCTTGG CATGGCTTTCAAAAATACCTATAAGTCGTAAAAAACAACGAGCGCTTGAGCTTGAGCTTCAGAAGTtggaagaagaaaatgaaaaacagcaaagaaaaggaaaaaattttcataaataa
- the LOC126920722 gene encoding uncharacterized protein LOC126920722, producing the protein MFNSDRKRGKVILILTSSLFLYYTIWIIGLPFIDDNRIRSFFGSHNIALIIPAVSGLCFIGGLVLFTIYHVKPYFSSNKSSKLHDS; encoded by the coding sequence ATGTTTAATAGCGATCGTAAAAGGGGTAAAGTGATATTAATTTTAACTTCCTCTTTATTTCTCTATTACACTATATGGATTATTGGTTTACCATTCATCGATGATAATAGAATACGATCGTTTTTTGGTTCTCACAATATTGCATTAATAATTCCTGCAGTGTCTGGCTTATGTTTCATTGGTGGATTGgtattatttactatttatcACGTTAAACCATATTTTTCGAGTAACAAATCAAGTAAACTTCATGATTCGTAA